DNA from Streptomyces sp. NBC_01476:
GTGACGGTGTGCTCCTTGCCGTCCTCCATCACCACCCGGTAGACCACGTTGGGCGCGGTGGCGATCAGGTCCAGGCCGAACTCGCGCTCCAGCCGCTCGCGGACCACGTCCAGGTGGAGCAGGCCGAGGAAGCCGACCCGGAAGCCGAAGCCGAGGGCCGCGGAGGTCTCCGGCTCGTAGACCAGGGCGGCGTCGTTGAGCTGGAGCTTCTCCAGCGCCTCGCGCAGTTCCGGGTAGTCCGAGCCGTCCAGCGGATACAGGCCGGAGAAGACCATCGGCTTGGGGTCCTTGTACCCGCCGAGCGCCTCGGTGGCGCCGTGGTGCAAGGTGGTGATGGTGTCGCCGACCTTGGACTGCCGGACGTCCTTCACCCCGGTGATCAGATAGCCGACCTCGCCGACGCCCAGGCCGTCGTGCGGCTTCATCTCCGGGGACGAGACGCCGATCTCCAGCAGTTCGTGGGTGGCGCCGGTGGACATCATCCGGATCCGCTCGCGCTTGGTGAGCTGCCCGTCGATCACGCGGACATAGGTGACCACGCCCCGGTAGGAGTCGTAGACCGAGTCGAAGATCATCGCGCGGGCGGGCGCGTCCTTGACGCCGACCGGGTGCGGGACGTCCCGTACCACCCGGTCGAGCAGCGCGTCCACGCCGACGCCGGTCTTGGCGGAGACCCGGAGCACGTCGGAGGGGTCGCAGCCGATCAGGTTGGCCAGCTCGTCGGCGAACTTCTCCGGCTGGGCGGCCGGCAGGTCGATCTTGTTGAGCACCGGGACGATGGTGAGGTCGTTCTCCATCGCCAGGTAGAGGTTGGCCAGCGTCTGCGCCTCGATCCCCTGGGCCGCGTCCACCAGCAGGATCGTGCCCTCGCAGGCGGCCAGCGACCGGGACACCTCATAGGTGAAGTCCACGTGGCCCGGGGTGTCGATCATGTTCAGGACATGGGTGCGGCCCGCGTCCTCGCCGGTCAGCGGCGCCCAGGGCAGCCGCACCGCCTGCGACTTGATCGTGATGCCCCGCTCGCGCTCGATGTCCATCCGGTCGAGGTACTGGGCGCGCATCTGCCGGCTGTCGACAACGCCGGTGAGCTGCAGCATCCGGTCGGCCAGGGTGGATTTCCCGTGGTCGATGTGGGCGATGATGCAGAAGTTACGGATCAGCGCCGGGTCGGTACGGCTCGGCTCCGGCACATGGGAAGGGGTCGCGGGCACGCAGGGTCCAGTTTCTTGAGACTCTTGAGGACTTCAGACGGTTACGGGTCGCCTCCCATA
Protein-coding regions in this window:
- the lepA gene encoding translation elongation factor 4, which produces MPATPSHVPEPSRTDPALIRNFCIIAHIDHGKSTLADRMLQLTGVVDSRQMRAQYLDRMDIERERGITIKSQAVRLPWAPLTGEDAGRTHVLNMIDTPGHVDFTYEVSRSLAACEGTILLVDAAQGIEAQTLANLYLAMENDLTIVPVLNKIDLPAAQPEKFADELANLIGCDPSDVLRVSAKTGVGVDALLDRVVRDVPHPVGVKDAPARAMIFDSVYDSYRGVVTYVRVIDGQLTKRERIRMMSTGATHELLEIGVSSPEMKPHDGLGVGEVGYLITGVKDVRQSKVGDTITTLHHGATEALGGYKDPKPMVFSGLYPLDGSDYPELREALEKLQLNDAALVYEPETSAALGFGFRVGFLGLLHLDVVRERLEREFGLDLIATAPNVVYRVVMEDGKEHTVTNPSEFPEGKLAEVYEPVVRATVLAPTEFIGAIMELCQNRRGSLLGMDYLSEDRVEIRYTLPLAEIVFDFFDNLKSKTRGYASLDYEPTGEQSADLVKVDILLHGDKVDAFSAITHKDKAYAYGVRLVAKLRELIPRQNFEVPIQAAIGARVIARETVRAIRKDVLAKCYGGDISRKRKLLEKQKEGKKRMKMVGSVEVPQEAFIAVLSSDSDGESKAKK